The proteins below come from a single Ictalurus punctatus breed USDA103 chromosome 24, Coco_2.0, whole genome shotgun sequence genomic window:
- the stard3 gene encoding stAR-related lipid transfer protein 3 — MPSGVEYGELGESLPAISSLNASYSQASLSAHSSHYLPLPPTERRNISDVRRTFCLFVTFDLLFVSLLWIIELNVNKSIWLNLEKEVVRYDFRSSFFDIFLLAVFRFLCLQIAYAAFKLRHWWVIAITTLVTSAFLIAKVIISDLFTENAFGYVLPITSFVVAWLETWFLDFKVLTQEAEDERAYLAAVNAACESGRLIYPRAVSDGQFYSPPESLAGSDDDLDEEGLGRRAVTTQEKEFVRQGREAMAVVEQILTQEENWKFEKNNDVGDCVYTLEIPFHGKTFILKALLQCSAELVYQEVILQPEKMVQWNRTISACQILQRVDDNTSVSYDVSSGAAGGVVSPRDFVNVRRVERKRDRYVSAGMSTVHGSKPPHPRYVRGENGPGGFVVLKSSSNPSVCTFIWVLNTDLKGRLPRYLIHQSLAATMFEFMSHLRQRIASFR; from the exons ATGCCGAGCGGTGTGGAGTATGGAGAGCTGGGGGAGAGTCTGCCCGCCATCTCCTCTCTCAACGCCTCCTACTCACAG GCGTCTCTGTCAGCACACTCGAGTCATTACCTCCCTCTGCCCCCTACTGAGAGGAGAAACATCTCAGACGTCCGCCGCACCTTCTGCCTCTtcgtgacctttgacctccTCTTCGTCTCTCTGCTCTGGATCATCGAGCTGAAC gttaataagagtatctGGCTGAATCTGGAGAAGGAAGTCGTTCGCTATGATTTCAGATCCTCCTTCTTTGATATCTTT ctgttGGCAGTCTTCAGGTTTTTGTGTTTACAGATTGCATACGCTGCTTTCAAACTGAGACATTGGTGGGTCATTGCG ATCACGACTCTGGTGACGAGCGCCTTCCTTATTGCCAAAGTCATCATTTCAGAT ttgtTTACAGAGAATGCATTCGGTTATGTTCTCCCCATCACCTCGTTCGTCGTGGCCTGGCTGGAAACCTGGTTCCTCGACTTCAAGGTGCTCACTCAGGAGGCGGAGGACgaaagag CGTACCTGGCAGCGGTGAACGCGGCGTGTGAGAGTGGACGTCTGATTTACCCCAGAGCCGTCTCAGATGGACAGTTTTACTCCCCACCAGAGTCACTCGCAG gttCTGATGATGATCTTGATGAAGAAGGTCTTGGCAGAAGAGCAGTGACTACACAG gagaaGGAGTTTGTGCGACAGGGCCGTGAGGCGATGGCTGTAGTGGAGCAGATCCTCACACAGGAGGAGAACTGGAAATTCGAGAAGAATAAC gacgtTGGTGACTGTGTTTACACACTGGAAATTCCTTTTCATGGAAAAACCTTCATTCTAAAG gcattACTGCAGTGTTCAGCTGAGTTGGTGTATCAGGAAGTGATCCTGCAGCCGGAGAAGATGGTGCAGTGGAACAGAACGATCTCAGCGTGTCAG atATTACAGAGAGTGGATGATAACACGAGTGTGTCATATGATGTGTCTTCAGGAGCAGCAGGAGGAGTCGTGTCTCCCAG GGATTTTGTGAATGTGCGCAGAGTGGAGAGGAAACGAGATCGCTACGTTTCTGCTGGAATGTCGACTGTTCACGGCTCCAAACCCCCCCACCCTCGCTACGTCCG aggtGAAAACGGTCCCGGTGGGTTTGTGGTGTTAAAGTCCAGCTCTAATCCATCAGTCTGTACCTTCATCTGGGTTCTGAACACCGACCTCAAG GGTCGACTCCCTCGTTATCTGATCCATCAGTCTCTGGCTGCCACCATGTTCGAGTTCATGTCTCACCTCCGTCAGCGCATTGCTTCTTTCCGCTGA